A single region of the Acanthopagrus latus isolate v.2019 chromosome 11, fAcaLat1.1, whole genome shotgun sequence genome encodes:
- the LOC119029234 gene encoding NAD-dependent protein deacylase sirtuin-5, mitochondrial-like encodes MILRQFTCRAASTSQLYAWMKRQRHFKEMAQPSSDLAAFRKIFSQANNIAIITGAGVSAESGVPTFRGEGGYWRKWQAQQLATPEAFSRNPSRVWEFYHYRREVMRTKDPNPAHLAIAECEERLSKQGRTVTVITQNIDELHRRAGSKNILEIHGSLFKTRCMSCGHEAANYKSPICAALEGKGAPDPKTDDAEIPVQNLPRCEQTGCHGLLRPAVVWFGETLDADILTRAEQVLDSCDLCLVVGTSSVVYPAAMFAPQVAARGVPVAEFNMENTPATQRFQFHFHGPCGTTLPPALECHEREQSGK; translated from the exons ATGATTTTGCGCCAGTTCACTTGCAGAGCCGCAAGTACCTCTCAGCTGTATGCCTGGATGAAAAGACAACGGCATTTTAAAGAGATGGCCCAGCCCAGTTCAG ATCTAGCAGCATTCAGGAAGATCTTCTCCCAAGCCAACAATATCGCCATCATCACCGGAGCAGGAGTGAGTGCAGAGAGTGGAGTCCCCACCttcagaggggagggaggctaCTGGAGGAAATGGCAAGCACAG CAACTTGCCACTCCAGAGGCCTTTTCCAGGAATCCCTCCCGTGTTTGGGAGTTTTACCACTACCGGCGTGAGGTGATGCGCACTAAAGATCCCAACCCTGCTCACCTGGCCATTGCTGAGTGTGAGGAGCGACTGAGCAAACAGGGACGCACGGTAACAGTCATCACTCAGAATATCGACGAGCTCCACCGCCGCGCCGGATCCAAAAACATCCTGGAAATCCATG GAAGTCTGTTTAAAACACGCTGTATGAGCTGTGGTCATGAAGCAGCCAATTACAAGAGTCCCATCTGTGCCGCTCTGGAGGGAAAGGG AGCTCCAGACCCGAAAACAGATGACGCTGAGATCCCTGTTCAGAATCTGCCCag gtgtgagCAGACAGGCTGTCACGGCCTCCTGAGACCAGCTGTGGTTTGGTTTGGAGAGACTCTGGACGCAGACATCCTAACCCGAGCAGAGCAGGTGTTGGACAGCTGTGACCTCTGCCTCGTG GTCGGCACATCATCTGTTGTGTATCCAGCAGCCATGTTTGCTCCTCAGGTGGCAGCCAGAGGAGTCCCTGTGGCTGAGTTCAACATGGAAAACACACCAGCCACCCAGCGCTTCCA gTTCCACTTCCACGGCCCCTGTGGGACCACACTGCCTCCCGCATTGGAATGCCATGAGAGGGAGCAGAGTGGAAAATGA